In Alphaproteobacteria bacterium, one genomic interval encodes:
- a CDS encoding ABC transporter permease produces MEEFFTMVVLIADATLRVATPLILAALAGLFAERSGVVDIALEGKLLGAAFAAATVAAVSHSAWLGLAAGIAFAVALAMVHAYACVTHKGDQVVSGMAINILVAGLGPTLALAWFHQGGQTPRVEGNARFHPWHWPGAEAIADVPVIGPIYFEIVSGHNVFVYLAILAVPLTAWVVYKTRFGLRLRAVGESPEAVDTAGISVDRMRYQALIVTGVLCGIGGTYLAIAQNAGFLRNMSAGQGFIALAALIFGKWRPWPTMFACFLFAFTDAVQTRLQGVDIPGIGIIPVQFIQALPFALTVILLAGFVGKAVAPRASGIPYIKER; encoded by the coding sequence ATGGAAGAATTTTTCACCATGGTCGTGCTGATCGCCGACGCGACCCTGCGGGTGGCGACACCGCTGATCCTGGCAGCCCTTGCCGGTCTGTTCGCGGAACGCTCCGGGGTGGTCGACATCGCCCTTGAGGGCAAGCTGCTAGGCGCTGCCTTCGCCGCCGCGACCGTTGCCGCCGTATCGCACTCCGCCTGGCTTGGACTGGCGGCCGGGATCGCCTTTGCCGTGGCCCTCGCCATGGTGCACGCCTATGCCTGCGTTACCCATAAGGGCGATCAAGTCGTGTCGGGCATGGCGATCAATATTCTCGTCGCAGGCCTCGGTCCGACTTTGGCCTTGGCATGGTTTCACCAAGGTGGACAGACGCCGCGGGTCGAAGGTAATGCGCGGTTTCACCCCTGGCACTGGCCCGGCGCCGAAGCGATCGCCGACGTCCCTGTGATCGGCCCGATTTATTTCGAGATCGTGAGTGGCCACAACGTCTTCGTTTACTTGGCCATCCTGGCGGTCCCGCTGACGGCTTGGGTCGTCTACAAGACCCGTTTCGGCTTGCGCCTGCGCGCCGTCGGCGAGAGCCCGGAAGCCGTCGACACCGCAGGCATATCAGTCGACCGGATGCGCTATCAGGCCTTGATCGTAACCGGTGTCCTATGCGGGATAGGCGGTACTTATCTAGCCATTGCGCAGAATGCCGGGTTCCTGCGCAACATGTCGGCGGGCCAGGGATTTATCGCCCTGGCCGCGCTGATCTTCGGTAAGTGGCGACCCTGGCCTACCATGTTCGCCTGTTTCCTGTTTGCCTTTACCGATGCGGTGCAAACCCGCCTTCAGGGTGTCGATATTCCCGGTATCGGGATTATCCCAGTCCAATTCATCCAGGCTCTTCCGTTCGCGCTGACCGTGATCCTGTTGGCCGGTTTCGTCGGTAAGGCGGTTGCACCGCGGGCAAGCGGTATACCCTACATAAAGGAAAGATGA
- a CDS encoding ABC transporter ATP-binding protein — translation MTDSDTDVSAPSGNATPALELRGIDKWFGPVHANNGVSFQVPRGSIHGIIGENGAGKSTLMSIVYGYYQADAGEIRVNGNPVKITGPQNALSHGIGMVHQHFMLVEPFTVLENVILGAESGRLLAPSLERARAELERLERNYALEVNPDATIETLPVGLRQRVEILKALYRGADILILDEPTGVLTPQEVDQLFDILRALRDQGKTVILITHKLREIMALTDNVTVMRQGAVVANVKTAETSRAQLAELMVGRSVLLNVEKTPATPGEEVLAVKDLGVRDGQGVRRVKGVSFNVRAGEILGIAGVAGNGQSELLEALAGIRPIESGIIRFKGTEIDATHLRDAREMRRLGMGHVPEDRQRMGLVVSFQANESSILGHQGDAKYTGAVLMRQGAIVEDVAEKMERFDVRPSNPLLRTSAFSGGNQQKIVLAREMDQNPDLLLVGQPTRGVDIGAIEFIHKRLIAMRDQGKAVLLVSVELDEILSLSDRIVVMFDGEIVGEVSQAEADERKLGLMMAGERLGAAA, via the coding sequence GTGACCGATTCGGACACCGACGTATCGGCGCCAAGCGGCAACGCAACGCCGGCCCTCGAACTGCGCGGGATCGACAAGTGGTTCGGTCCCGTACACGCCAATAACGGTGTGTCATTCCAGGTCCCGCGCGGCAGCATCCACGGGATCATCGGCGAAAACGGCGCCGGTAAATCGACCTTGATGAGTATCGTCTACGGCTACTATCAAGCCGACGCTGGCGAGATTCGCGTCAACGGCAACCCTGTCAAGATCACCGGACCGCAAAACGCCCTCAGCCACGGCATCGGCATGGTTCACCAGCACTTCATGCTGGTCGAGCCTTTCACCGTTTTGGAGAACGTCATCCTCGGCGCGGAGAGCGGACGGCTTCTTGCCCCCAGCCTCGAGCGTGCCCGGGCCGAACTCGAACGTCTCGAACGCAACTACGCGCTGGAAGTAAACCCCGATGCGACCATCGAAACGCTGCCGGTCGGTTTGCGTCAGCGCGTCGAAATTTTGAAAGCGCTCTATCGCGGCGCGGATATTTTGATCTTGGACGAACCGACCGGGGTGCTGACGCCGCAGGAAGTCGACCAACTGTTCGATATCCTCCGGGCGCTGCGCGATCAGGGCAAGACGGTCATTTTGATCACCCACAAGCTGCGCGAAATCATGGCGCTGACCGACAACGTCACGGTCATGCGCCAAGGCGCGGTCGTCGCCAACGTCAAGACCGCGGAGACCTCGCGCGCGCAGTTGGCCGAGCTAATGGTCGGCCGTTCCGTTCTCCTCAATGTCGAGAAGACGCCCGCCACACCGGGCGAGGAGGTTCTGGCGGTCAAGGATCTCGGCGTGCGCGACGGCCAGGGCGTCCGCCGCGTCAAAGGCGTGAGCTTCAACGTTCGTGCCGGCGAGATTCTCGGTATCGCGGGCGTTGCCGGTAACGGGCAGTCGGAACTGCTCGAAGCGTTGGCGGGCATTCGTCCCATCGAAAGCGGGATCATTCGTTTCAAAGGCACGGAAATCGACGCGACGCATCTGCGCGACGCGCGTGAAATGCGCCGGCTCGGTATGGGCCACGTCCCGGAGGACCGTCAACGGATGGGCCTCGTCGTTTCTTTCCAAGCCAACGAAAGTTCGATTCTAGGCCACCAGGGCGATGCGAAGTACACCGGCGCGGTCTTGATGCGCCAGGGCGCGATCGTCGAGGACGTCGCCGAAAAAATGGAACGCTTCGACGTGCGGCCGTCGAACCCGTTGCTGCGCACGTCGGCATTCAGCGGTGGCAACCAGCAAAAAATCGTCTTGGCGCGCGAGATGGACCAGAACCCGGACCTTTTGCTCGTCGGACAGCCGACGCGCGGGGTCGATATCGGCGCGATCGAATTTATTCACAAACGTCTCATCGCCATGCGCGATCAAGGAAAGGCCGTGTTGCTGGTTTCGGTCGAACTCGATGAAATCCTCTCGTTGTCGGACCGCATCGTCGTGATGTTCGACGGCGAGATCGTCGGCGAAGTGAGCCAGGCCGAGGCGGACGAGCGCAAGCTCGGCCTGATGATGGCGGGTGAACGTCTAGGCGCGGCAGCATGA
- the deoA gene encoding thymidine phosphorylase, whose translation MPAFFPQEVIRRKRDGHVLSREEIAFMVAGLTDNTLSEGQAAAFAMAVFFQGMTMDERIALTLAMRDSGTVIDWSGIDLPGPTLDKHSTGGVGDKVSLILGPVIAACGGAVPMISGRGLGHTGGTLDKLDSIPGYTTQPDLRMFKHVVAKAGCAIIGQTADLAPADGRLYAIRDVTATVESIPLITASILSKKLAAGLDGLVMDVKTGNGAFAADPSMAHDLAQSIVDVANGAGLPCVALVTGMNQVLGRAAGNALEVREALDHLTGRAIEPRLHAVTIALCAELLVIGGLASDVPAAQVKAEEALRSGRAAERFARMCAGLGGPSDLVEAPERHLPAASVQYAVAPEVAGTVTGMDTRSLGLAVMELGGGRRRADDRIDYAVGLDRMAAIGEQVDKDRPLCVIHAASQDEAARVATLVRNAVTVGDPATGPDTIVHERIAP comes from the coding sequence ATGCCAGCATTTTTTCCCCAGGAAGTGATCCGGCGGAAACGGGACGGCCACGTGCTCTCCCGCGAAGAAATCGCCTTCATGGTTGCAGGCCTGACCGACAATACCCTGTCCGAGGGACAGGCAGCCGCCTTCGCGATGGCCGTCTTTTTCCAGGGCATGACGATGGACGAACGTATCGCCCTGACTCTGGCAATGCGCGACTCGGGCACCGTTATCGATTGGTCGGGAATCGATCTGCCGGGCCCAACCCTCGACAAGCACTCCACGGGCGGTGTGGGCGACAAGGTCAGTCTGATCCTCGGTCCCGTCATCGCCGCCTGCGGCGGCGCAGTCCCGATGATCTCCGGGCGCGGTCTTGGGCACACGGGCGGCACGCTGGACAAGCTCGATTCGATTCCCGGCTACACGACGCAACCGGACCTGCGGATGTTCAAGCACGTCGTCGCGAAGGCCGGATGCGCAATCATCGGACAAACAGCCGACCTTGCACCCGCCGACGGGCGGCTCTACGCCATTCGCGACGTGACGGCGACCGTCGAGTCGATCCCCTTGATTACCGCGTCGATCCTGTCGAAGAAGCTGGCGGCTGGTCTGGACGGGCTGGTGATGGACGTGAAGACGGGCAACGGCGCCTTCGCCGCCGATCCCAGCATGGCCCACGACCTTGCCCAGAGTATCGTCGACGTTGCCAACGGGGCCGGGCTGCCGTGCGTCGCCCTGGTCACCGGAATGAATCAGGTGCTTGGCCGCGCGGCCGGCAACGCGCTGGAGGTTCGCGAGGCCCTCGACCATTTGACGGGCCGCGCGATCGAGCCGCGTCTGCACGCGGTGACGATAGCCCTGTGCGCCGAACTGCTCGTTATCGGCGGCCTCGCCAGCGACGTCCCTGCCGCGCAGGTTAAGGCGGAAGAAGCATTGCGCTCCGGTCGGGCAGCTGAACGATTTGCGCGAATGTGCGCCGGGCTTGGTGGTCCAAGCGACCTTGTCGAGGCTCCCGAGCGGCACCTTCCTGCCGCGTCGGTGCAGTATGCGGTGGCGCCAGAGGTGGCCGGAACGGTCACCGGAATGGACACCCGCAGCCTCGGTCTAGCGGTGATGGAATTGGGCGGTGGGCGCCGCCGGGCAGACGACCGCATCGACTATGCTGTGGGACTGGACCGGATGGCCGCAATCGGCGAACAGGTCGACAAGGACCGTCCGCTATGCGTGATCCACGCTGCAAGCCAGGACGAGGCTGCGCGGGTCGCAACCCTGGTACGGAACGCTGTAACGGTGGGCGACCCTGCCACCGGCCCCGACACCATCGTTCATGAGCGAATAGCGCCTTGA
- the deoC gene encoding deoxyribose-phosphate aldolase: MNTYNVTPLPGTKQAVAPHPTRNPGMALELDWLRAIRVNQSAVERRAATIPTRRTVKKQWQAAWLLKAITTIDLTTLAGDDTPAKVARLCAKARQPVRGDILDALGMEDRAIQVGAVCVYHDMLEPALRALDGSGIPVAAVSAGFPAGLSPLDLRIREVEASVAAGASEIDIVINRSHVLTGNWQALYDEVRAFRAACGDAHLKSIIATGDLAILRNVARASVVCMMAGSDFIKTSTGKEATNATLPVSLVMVRCIRDYVEKTGHRVGFKAAGGISTAKAALSYLSLMKEELGNDWMQPALFRIGASSLLADIERQLEHHVTGRYSAFNRHPIA, encoded by the coding sequence ATGAATACCTATAACGTCACCCCCCTGCCCGGCACCAAACAGGCCGTGGCCCCACACCCGACGCGCAACCCGGGTATGGCCCTGGAACTTGATTGGCTCCGGGCGATCCGGGTCAACCAGAGCGCGGTCGAACGCCGCGCGGCGACGATCCCCACCCGGCGTACCGTAAAGAAGCAGTGGCAGGCGGCGTGGTTGTTGAAAGCGATCACAACGATCGACCTGACCACGCTCGCGGGTGACGACACGCCGGCAAAGGTGGCGCGGCTTTGCGCCAAGGCTCGCCAACCGGTGCGGGGCGACATTCTTGACGCGTTGGGTATGGAAGACCGCGCGATCCAAGTCGGCGCCGTGTGCGTCTATCACGACATGCTTGAGCCTGCGCTGCGCGCGCTCGACGGCAGCGGCATCCCGGTGGCCGCGGTTTCGGCTGGATTTCCCGCCGGGCTGTCGCCCCTCGATCTTCGGATCCGCGAGGTCGAAGCTTCGGTCGCAGCGGGGGCAAGTGAGATCGATATCGTCATCAATCGCAGCCACGTCCTGACCGGAAACTGGCAAGCACTCTACGACGAGGTGCGCGCGTTTCGCGCCGCCTGCGGCGATGCCCACCTTAAGTCGATCATCGCGACGGGCGATCTGGCGATCTTGCGCAATGTCGCGCGCGCCAGCGTGGTCTGCATGATGGCCGGTAGCGACTTCATCAAGACCTCCACCGGCAAAGAGGCGACTAATGCGACGCTACCGGTGAGCTTGGTGATGGTGCGCTGCATCCGCGACTACGTCGAGAAGACCGGGCACCGGGTCGGCTTCAAAGCGGCGGGCGGTATCAGTACCGCGAAGGCGGCGCTGTCCTATCTCAGCTTGATGAAAGAAGAACTTGGCAACGATTGGATGCAGCCGGCGCTATTTCGCATCGGTGCGTCGAGCCTGCTGGCCGACATCGAACGCCAACTGGAGCACCATGTGACCGGACGCTATTCCGCCTTCAACCGCCACCCGATCGCCTGA
- a CDS encoding aldehyde dehydrogenase family protein, with translation MTVAEIFETLDYGPAPEAAAIADAWLEARGRRTALFIANAWQAPSDGGYFDSINPATARPLAKIAQATTADVNNAVAAARAAQSAWAKIGGPARARTLYALARMVQKHARLFAVLETMDNGKPIRETRDIDVPLVARHFYHHAGWAQLIAREFPGHEPLGVVGQIIPWNFPLLMLAWKVAPALAAGNTVVLKPAEFTSLTAILFADLCLDAGLPPGVVNIVTGDGRTGEAIVAHPGIDKIAFTGSTEVGRLIRAATAGSGKALTLELGGKSPFVVFDDADLDGAVEGVVDAIWFNQGQVCCAGSRLLVQESIADTFIAKLKARMQTLRVGDPLDKSMDIGAIVAPVQLEKIETLVKAGTAAGATLWQPDWARPKDGYFYPPTLLTDVGPASTAVQEEIFGPVLVALPFRTPADAIALANNSRYGLAASVWTENINLALDIAPALKSGVVWINSTNLFDAAAGFGGYRESGFGREGGREGMYAYLKPTFLKGLKSYDRSAPALAAPVPAGVTSATTELDRTPKMYIGGKQTRPDSGYSRPVYAADGSLAGEVGDGNRKDVRDAVVAARQAEGWSKATAHNRAQVIYYIAENLEARATEFRDRIRAMTGASKRVATREVAASIDRLFTYGAWADKYDGRVHATPLRNVTVAMNEPLGVMGIVCPDDAPLLGLISLAVPPLAMGNRIVAVPSAKHPLAATDLYQVLDTSDVPGGSFNIVTGDADSLAAVLAAHDDVDAVWDFGSNDGGAAVERASAGNMKQTWVSDRRRRDWFDPEQAEGEAFLRHCTQVKNIWVPYGE, from the coding sequence ATGACCGTCGCAGAGATATTCGAGACGCTCGACTACGGCCCCGCCCCGGAAGCCGCCGCCATCGCCGACGCTTGGTTGGAGGCGCGCGGGCGCCGGACCGCGCTGTTTATCGCCAACGCCTGGCAGGCGCCCTCGGACGGCGGCTATTTCGACTCGATCAATCCCGCCACAGCCCGGCCGCTCGCCAAAATCGCTCAAGCCACAACCGCGGACGTCAACAACGCGGTCGCCGCAGCCCGCGCGGCGCAATCGGCTTGGGCAAAAATCGGCGGACCAGCCCGCGCGCGCACCCTCTATGCCCTGGCCCGGATGGTCCAAAAACACGCGCGACTGTTCGCCGTTCTAGAAACGATGGACAACGGCAAACCGATCCGCGAAACCCGGGACATCGATGTCCCCCTCGTCGCGCGACACTTCTACCACCATGCGGGTTGGGCGCAGTTGATCGCCCGAGAATTTCCGGGACACGAACCGCTCGGCGTTGTTGGTCAGATTATCCCCTGGAACTTTCCGTTGTTGATGCTCGCCTGGAAGGTGGCGCCCGCACTCGCGGCCGGCAACACCGTGGTGCTCAAGCCGGCGGAATTCACGAGCCTGACGGCGATCCTTTTCGCAGATCTATGTTTGGACGCCGGACTGCCGCCCGGCGTCGTCAACATTGTGACGGGCGACGGGCGAACCGGCGAAGCGATTGTCGCCCACCCTGGGATCGACAAAATCGCCTTCACTGGATCGACCGAAGTTGGACGACTGATCCGCGCGGCAACCGCGGGGAGCGGCAAGGCGCTCACCCTGGAGCTTGGCGGGAAGTCGCCGTTCGTTGTCTTCGACGATGCCGACCTCGATGGGGCGGTCGAAGGCGTGGTCGACGCCATTTGGTTCAACCAGGGTCAAGTGTGCTGCGCCGGCTCGCGGCTTTTGGTGCAAGAAAGCATCGCCGACACCTTCATCGCAAAATTGAAAGCGCGGATGCAAACACTGCGGGTCGGCGATCCGCTCGACAAATCGATGGATATCGGTGCGATCGTCGCGCCGGTCCAACTGGAAAAGATCGAGACGCTGGTCAAGGCGGGTACCGCGGCGGGCGCAACCCTTTGGCAGCCCGATTGGGCCCGCCCTAAGGACGGATACTTCTACCCGCCAACGTTGCTGACCGATGTCGGACCGGCCTCCACGGCGGTCCAAGAGGAGATTTTCGGCCCGGTGCTGGTCGCCCTGCCCTTCCGCACACCCGCCGACGCAATCGCCCTGGCCAACAACAGCCGCTACGGATTAGCCGCAAGCGTGTGGACCGAAAACATCAACCTCGCGCTGGATATCGCACCGGCCCTCAAGAGCGGCGTCGTGTGGATCAATTCGACCAACCTGTTCGATGCGGCGGCCGGGTTCGGCGGCTACCGGGAATCCGGGTTCGGACGCGAGGGTGGGCGCGAAGGGATGTACGCCTACCTCAAACCCACTTTCCTGAAGGGACTGAAATCGTACGATCGTTCGGCGCCGGCCCTCGCCGCGCCGGTGCCCGCTGGTGTCACGTCGGCGACAACTGAGTTGGACCGCACGCCGAAGATGTATATCGGCGGCAAACAGACCCGGCCTGACTCCGGATACAGCCGGCCCGTCTACGCGGCGGACGGATCGCTTGCCGGCGAAGTTGGCGACGGCAACCGTAAGGACGTTCGCGACGCCGTCGTAGCGGCCCGCCAAGCCGAGGGATGGAGCAAGGCCACCGCCCACAACCGCGCGCAAGTGATCTATTACATCGCCGAAAATCTTGAGGCCCGCGCGACCGAGTTCCGCGACCGGATACGAGCCATGACCGGCGCATCGAAACGGGTCGCGACCCGCGAGGTGGCGGCCAGCATCGACCGGCTTTTCACCTACGGTGCCTGGGCCGACAAATATGATGGACGGGTCCATGCGACACCGCTGCGCAACGTTACTGTCGCGATGAACGAACCGCTCGGGGTCATGGGGATCGTCTGTCCCGACGACGCGCCATTGCTCGGGCTCATTTCGCTCGCCGTGCCGCCGTTGGCGATGGGCAACCGTATCGTTGCCGTCCCTTCCGCCAAGCATCCCCTAGCCGCGACCGACCTCTACCAGGTTCTCGATACCTCGGATGTCCCGGGCGGCAGCTTCAACATCGTCACCGGCGACGCTGACTCGTTGGCGGCGGTGTTGGCCGCCCACGACGATGTCGACGCCGTGTGGGACTTCGGTTCCAACGACGGCGGCGCCGCGGTGGAGCGCGCGTCGGCGGGCAACATGAAGCAGACCTGGGTTAGCGACCGTCGCCGCCGCGATTGGTTCGACCCCGAGCAGGCCGAAGGCGAGGCATTCCTGCGCCACTGCACCCAAGTGAAGAATATCTGGGTTCCCTACGGGGAATAG
- a CDS encoding ABC transporter permease — protein MIAPAPPAQVPRWVTHVLVPVANLAVAFIIAGIIIALIGEDPWQAMKLLVLGAFGATDLIGFTLYYTTNFIFTGLAVAIAFHCGLFNIGGEGQAYIGGLGVGLVSLALVGWPAPIVILIAIAASMLFGAAWAFVPGYLQAKRGSHVVITTIMFNFLAAALMTYLLVEVLIEPGQQGPQSREFDANAWLPFMHDVFGAVGITIGQSSLNLSFVIALIAAVLVWVFIWHTRWGFEIRTVGANQAAAIYAGISPSRNIILAMVVSGGLAGMVGINEIIGVHHRLILDFPAGFGFVGIAVALMGRNHPLGIFFAALLFGMLYQGGSELSFDIPTITRDMVVVIQGLVILFSGAMEHVFRPHIVAAYLRVTRRRTPMAAE, from the coding sequence ATGATTGCCCCCGCCCCGCCGGCCCAAGTCCCCCGTTGGGTGACCCACGTCCTCGTGCCGGTCGCAAACCTTGCGGTCGCGTTCATCATCGCCGGGATCATCATCGCCCTGATCGGCGAGGACCCCTGGCAGGCGATGAAGCTCCTTGTTCTGGGCGCCTTCGGCGCGACGGACTTGATCGGCTTCACGCTCTACTACACCACCAATTTCATCTTCACCGGCCTTGCCGTGGCGATCGCTTTTCACTGTGGCCTGTTCAATATCGGCGGCGAGGGTCAGGCCTATATCGGCGGCCTCGGCGTCGGCCTGGTCAGCCTCGCCCTAGTGGGATGGCCCGCGCCGATTGTGATCTTGATCGCGATCGCCGCATCGATGCTGTTCGGCGCGGCATGGGCGTTCGTGCCGGGTTACCTGCAGGCCAAACGCGGCAGCCACGTCGTGATCACGACTATCATGTTCAATTTCTTGGCGGCGGCACTGATGACCTACTTGCTGGTCGAGGTCCTGATCGAACCCGGTCAGCAAGGCCCGCAAAGCCGCGAGTTCGACGCCAACGCCTGGCTCCCCTTCATGCACGACGTGTTCGGCGCGGTTGGCATCACGATCGGGCAGTCGTCGCTGAACCTGTCCTTTGTGATTGCCTTGATTGCCGCCGTCCTCGTGTGGGTCTTCATCTGGCATACCCGCTGGGGGTTCGAAATCCGGACCGTCGGCGCCAACCAAGCAGCCGCGATCTACGCCGGTATTTCGCCATCGCGGAACATCATCCTGGCCATGGTGGTTTCCGGCGGTCTTGCCGGGATGGTCGGCATCAACGAAATCATCGGCGTTCATCACCGGCTAATTTTAGACTTTCCAGCAGGTTTCGGATTTGTCGGGATCGCCGTGGCGTTGATGGGCCGCAACCACCCACTGGGGATATTCTTTGCCGCGCTGTTGTTCGGGATGCTGTACCAGGGCGGCTCCGAGCTGAGCTTCGACATCCCGACGATCACCCGCGATATGGTCGTCGTGATACAGGGCTTGGTCATTCTGTTCTCGGGCGCGATGGAGCATGTGTTTCGCCCGCACATCGTCGCGGCGTATCTGCGCGTCACGCGGCGGCGCACACCAATGGCGGCGGAATAG
- the cdd gene encoding cytidine deaminase, with amino-acid sequence MSTLDDMIALAAQARARAYAPYSHFHVGACLRTEDGRLYAGANVENAAYPQGQCAEASAIGAMIADGARKIVEVVVIGGGDGLCTPCGGCRQRLNEFALATTHVHVCGPEGLRKTFTLGELLPGAFGPNNLEAQ; translated from the coding sequence ATGAGCACCCTCGACGACATGATCGCCCTGGCCGCGCAAGCGCGTGCGCGGGCCTATGCGCCCTACTCCCACTTTCACGTCGGCGCCTGCCTGCGCACCGAAGACGGCCGACTCTACGCCGGCGCCAACGTCGAGAACGCGGCGTATCCTCAAGGACAATGCGCTGAAGCATCGGCAATCGGCGCGATGATCGCCGACGGTGCGCGCAAAATCGTCGAGGTCGTTGTGATCGGCGGCGGCGACGGCCTGTGCACGCCGTGCGGCGGGTGCCGGCAGCGCCTCAACGAGTTCGCGTTGGCGACGACGCACGTGCACGTCTGCGGCCCCGAGGGGCTGCGTAAGACCTTTACATTGGGCGAGTTGTTGCCCGGCGCGTTCGGCCCCAACAACTTGGAGGCCCAATGA
- the add gene encoding adenosine deaminase, with the protein MIPKAELHVHLEGTAPPHLVRTLAKRNRVSLPIDLFQDDGAFHWRDFNHFLEVYDAASSVIKTPEDYRDVTYAYLAACAAEGAVYVEVMSSPDHAAAAGMTYRDHLDGIVAGIADAAADHGIVGRLIVTCVRHFGTDQAMKVARQVVAHPHEFVVGFGMGGDEANWPPGQFADAFNHVAASGLPCTVHAGEWAGPERIREAIATLPIVRLGHGVRAIEDPALVEEIVARGIALEVCPGSNVATGLYETLAKHPLQRLIDAGVSVSINSDDPPYFATSIGREYDNAVSAMGLSSASLLQITQAAIAASFADPATKAQLQTSIVRP; encoded by the coding sequence TTGATTCCGAAGGCGGAACTCCACGTCCATCTGGAAGGCACCGCGCCGCCGCATCTTGTCCGCACCTTGGCTAAGCGCAACCGGGTTTCCCTGCCGATCGACCTGTTCCAAGACGACGGCGCCTTTCACTGGCGCGATTTCAACCATTTTCTGGAGGTCTACGACGCGGCGTCGAGCGTCATCAAGACACCCGAAGACTACCGCGATGTAACCTATGCCTACCTCGCCGCCTGTGCCGCGGAGGGGGCGGTTTATGTCGAGGTCATGTCGTCGCCCGATCACGCAGCCGCTGCCGGGATGACTTACCGCGATCACCTCGACGGGATCGTCGCAGGCATCGCCGATGCGGCAGCAGACCATGGTATCGTTGGACGTCTGATCGTGACCTGCGTGCGCCACTTCGGAACCGACCAGGCGATGAAGGTTGCCCGCCAAGTCGTTGCCCATCCCCATGAATTCGTCGTCGGATTCGGTATGGGCGGCGACGAGGCCAACTGGCCACCGGGTCAGTTTGCCGACGCGTTCAACCACGTCGCGGCAAGCGGTCTGCCGTGCACGGTGCACGCGGGCGAATGGGCCGGCCCCGAGCGCATCCGTGAAGCGATCGCCACCCTACCCATCGTGCGCTTGGGTCATGGCGTGCGCGCCATCGAGGACCCCGCTCTCGTCGAAGAGATCGTCGCGCGCGGCATCGCGCTTGAGGTGTGCCCCGGCAGCAATGTAGCAACCGGCCTGTACGAAACGCTGGCGAAGCACCCTCTGCAGCGCCTGATCGACGCGGGTGTCAGCGTTTCCATCAATTCGGACGACCCGCCCTATTTTGCGACATCGATCGGACGGGAGTATGACAACGCCGTATCGGCGATGGGGTTATCGTCTGCCTCGCTGTTGCAAATCACACAGGCGGCGATCGCCGCATCGTTCGCCGATCCGGCGACCAAAGCGCAGCTGCAGACCAGTATTGTGCGCCCCTAG
- a CDS encoding purine-nucleoside phosphorylase: MTEQARRAATTVREKTGGAVPRVGIILGSGLGNLGNEIEDAVSISFGELPGFPKPGVEGHAGKLLVGRLAGVPVACLQGRAHSYEGDLKAMVTPVRTFKALGCEILFATNAAGCLVADRPPGSLMAISDHINLQPGNPLTGPNDESFGPRFPNMVDAYDPALRTLLKDTAAALGITLYEGVYAGYLGPNFETPAEIRAFRTLGADAVGMSTVPEVLIARHCGLRVAAVSVLTNLAAGMSGDPLTHEQTLHFADLAAKDLTKLVRTFIGKLD; encoded by the coding sequence ATGACCGAACAGGCGCGGCGCGCGGCCACTACCGTGCGCGAGAAAACCGGCGGCGCGGTGCCGCGTGTCGGAATCATCCTCGGATCCGGCCTCGGTAACCTGGGAAACGAAATCGAGGACGCCGTCTCCATTTCGTTCGGCGAGCTGCCCGGCTTCCCGAAGCCCGGCGTCGAAGGGCATGCCGGCAAGCTGCTCGTCGGACGCCTCGCCGGCGTGCCGGTCGCGTGCCTACAGGGCCGCGCCCATTCCTACGAGGGCGATCTCAAAGCCATGGTCACGCCGGTACGCACGTTCAAAGCGCTCGGGTGCGAAATCTTGTTCGCGACCAACGCGGCGGGCTGCCTGGTGGCGGACCGACCGCCCGGTAGCCTGATGGCCATCAGCGACCACATCAATCTGCAACCCGGCAATCCCCTGACCGGCCCCAACGACGAGTCGTTCGGCCCCCGGTTTCCGAACATGGTCGACGCCTACGATCCGGCTTTGCGCACGCTGCTCAAGGATACGGCTGCGGCCCTGGGGATCACGCTCTACGAGGGCGTTTATGCGGGCTACCTCGGCCCCAACTTCGAAACGCCCGCCGAGATTCGCGCTTTTCGCACCTTGGGCGCGGACGCCGTCGGGATGTCGACGGTGCCGGAGGTCTTGATCGCCCGGCACTGCGGCCTGCGCGTTGCCGCGGTGTCGGTGCTGACCAACTTGGCCGCAGGCATGAGTGGCGATCCGCTGACGCACGAGCAAACCCTGCACTTCGCGGACTTGGCCGCGAAGGATCTCACGAAACTGGTCCGAACGTTCATCGGTAAGTTGGATTGA